AACAATCAGGTAAATATATCAATGTATGGTGTATCCCTTGTTCTACTGGGGAAGAGGCCTTTTCCCTTGCTATCTTGGCAAAGGAGGTAGAACTTTCAACAGGCAATCAAGTTAGAATCGTGGCATCAGATCTTAACAAAAAAGTTTTGGAACATGCTAAAAGAGGTCATTATTCAAAAAATTCTTTATCATTTAGAAGAATTCCGGAAAACAAAGAGTATCTTAAAAAGTACTTTATTGAAACTGAGAGTGGCTATGAAGTGAAAAATGAAATTAAACAAATGGTTTCATTTGAACCATTTAACTTGACTGATTTCACTACATATACAAAATACAATCAAATTGATATTATTTTCTGCCGAAATGTCTTGTTCTATTTTAATGAAGAGATTATTAAAAAGGTTATTAAAGGTTTTCATTCAATCTTAAACAATGATGGATATTTATTTTTGGGTCACGCAGAGTCCATCTCAAGTTTTGATAGTAAATTTATCTCAGTTCACACAAAAGAAGCTTTTTACTACAAGAAAGATATTTTGTAACTTATCATGTTTTTTTGTAGAAAGTTAAGGTATAATAGCTACATTATTTTGATATATTTTGATAGATTTTTATGATGAAATTTTTTGGAGGTGAATCCATTTGAAAATACAAGAAACAGTTAGGATGAATATAGGTGACCAACGACTTTCAACAACTGAACGGACTTCAGTTAATTCAGCTTCATTTCAAAAGATTTTGAACTCCTATTCCAAAGAACTAACCGAGGATCACCTCCATCAGCTGTTGCAGGACATCGATCAACAAGGTCTGCAGCTAAGCGAAAAGCCAACGTTAAACGAACTCCATAAATACAAAAATTTGGTCAAACAATTTATGGGTGAGGTAACGAAAAACGGGATGGGCTTATACCAAACAGAAAGCTGGGATCTGTATGGTGGAAATAAAACACTTAAGACGATCCAAGTACTCGATCATAAATTAATGGAATTAACGGATCATGTTATAAACCAACAAAATGCGGGTCTTTCCATTTTGGAGAGAATCGGGGAAATCAAGGGCTTATTGATTAACCTTTATTCGTAATACTGTTCTTATTAATTAGTTATTCTGTCATTGTTAATGTACAAGAATCAAGGGTTCCCTGAGCCTATTCTATTAAGCAACGTTGTTGCGGTTCTGGCAATGAATACTTTAGTAAACTAGTGAGGGAGCGAAAAGGTGCAAACATATGTAAACGAAATCTTCCTAGGGCTCATTTTGATCGGCGTGATTTATTTGGCTGTTCGAGACTCGCTCCGACGGAAGTTAGACTCTAATAAGGATTTGTATCAAAAAATGAACGAAAACCAAAAACAATTGATCCAAGAAATCACCGAGCTAAAAATCACCCTTAGACAATATCAACAAACAATAAAAGCTGAGAACGAGCAATGGAGGATCGATAGACATGAATTGGTAGCATCTATAAAAGCAACTGAAAAAACGATGAGTGGCCAAAATTTGTTATTACATGACCGCTATAAGGAAATTTTTGATTTACATAATCAAGGTCTTTCCGTTGATCAAATTGCTATGAAGCTTGAAAAAGGCTCCGGTGAAGTAGCTTTTATTTTACAGCTGGCTGTCCAAGAGAGCATCTAAGAAGGGGGATTAATCATGATAAGAGGTTTATATTCAGCAGCTTCAGGGATGTTTTCACTGGAGCGAAAGCAAGAAACATTGGCCGATAATCTGGCCAATGCACAAACACCAGGATATAAAAAGGATGATGCAGTTCAACGGGCGTTCCCGAAATTATTAATTCAACGAATCCAGGACTTTAATGAAAATGGGAAGATCACCAGTGCTGGAGCCTTCCAATTACCTGGACAGGCTATTACAATAGGTGAATTATATAATGGTGTGTATACACAGGAACGAATACCTAGTTTCAGTCAAGGGGCACTGGTAGAAACGGGAAATCCGTTAGACCTTGCGATTGAAGATCAGGGGATTCCAGCGCAAATGATAAATGGCCGGTCCGTGAAACCGGCTGCCTTCTTTGCCGTACAGCTCCCTGATGGAACTATTGGCTACACAAGGAATGGAAAGTGGGATTTAGATGCAAATGGTCACCTAGTGACATCAGAAGGTTATCTTGTGTTAGGGGCGGATCATAATCCTATCCAAATGACTGACAGTATTCGTAAAGAGGATTTGTTCATTAGCCCGGATGGCCAGTTAATCGCCTATCCAAATGATCCATCAAGAACAAGGGCGGCCGGCCAGATTGGCCTGGCAGTGATACAAAATCCAGCTGAACTTCGTCGTCTGGGGGGAAATGTATTCCAGTCTGAAAACCCAGTACCATTTATCCAAGATGCTGGAGG
The DNA window shown above is from Neobacillus sp. WH10 and carries:
- a CDS encoding protein-glutamate O-methyltransferase CheR, with protein sequence MPAEKGRDYVIHKMMELAMKIKGFCGIDFTMNLASLDLKVSRRLNEIGFNLDEYINYLQTDTNEWDKLVEHITINETYFFREFNQLEEFQNLLKKQSGKYINVWCIPCSTGEEAFSLAILAKEVELSTGNQVRIVASDLNKKVLEHAKRGHYSKNSLSFRRIPENKEYLKKYFIETESGYEVKNEIKQMVSFEPFNLTDFTTYTKYNQIDIIFCRNVLFYFNEEIIKKVIKGFHSILNNDGYLFLGHAESISSFDSKFISVHTKEAFYYKKDIL
- a CDS encoding flagellar hook-basal body protein, giving the protein MIRGLYSAASGMFSLERKQETLADNLANAQTPGYKKDDAVQRAFPKLLIQRIQDFNENGKITSAGAFQLPGQAITIGELYNGVYTQERIPSFSQGALVETGNPLDLAIEDQGIPAQMINGRSVKPAAFFAVQLPDGTIGYTRNGKWDLDANGHLVTSEGYLVLGADHNPIQMTDSIRKEDLFISPDGQLIAYPNDPSRTRAAGQIGLAVIQNPAELRRLGGNVFQSENPVPFIQDAGGTNPGISLYQGFIEQSNVDPGQTMTDMMMTIKGYEANQKVISVYDNSLQQLYSVGKLNG
- a CDS encoding YaaR family protein is translated as MKIQETVRMNIGDQRLSTTERTSVNSASFQKILNSYSKELTEDHLHQLLQDIDQQGLQLSEKPTLNELHKYKNLVKQFMGEVTKNGMGLYQTESWDLYGGNKTLKTIQVLDHKLMELTDHVINQQNAGLSILERIGEIKGLLINLYS